Below is a genomic region from Hevea brasiliensis isolate MT/VB/25A 57/8 chromosome 3, ASM3005281v1, whole genome shotgun sequence.
ggtcggaggagagttcttatccggtcctcagtcaaaattttaataattattcaaagagatcggaggagagttcttatccgattctcaatccaaatttttaataattatttaaagaggtcggaggagagtttttatccgattctcagttAAATTTTAatgcgaagatcggaggagagttcttatccgagattctttACTTAAACTTTAAACAGATTATCCCCATAGATCGGGAGAGGTTTTTACCCAGATTCtttcaaatccaaactaaaatagcacaatacgcaaagtaacccTCTAAACAAGACCGCTACGCAAcactaactcactaagggtcttctcatttacttatgtatctgggtaacctgaactagtgaaaaatcaaatattcccttttatcaaagggaaTAACATCTTTATCCTAACCCCCCTAACTttcgattttaatttatgaacagcataatgttaaatccgcttaccctcatagagggacgaggtggggtgcctaacaccttccccgcccgtatatgaaccccgaacctagaatctctgttttcgaagtggttttattttagtttattttcacaaatggtttcctttaatttccctcaaaattaaagtggcgactcctcactctttcccacttcggtgagtattcgtccaggcgaccgtaaAACTCCTTGCGACACAAGGATGACAGAAGGATCTTCAGTGAATGTTCATGTTCTGAAGATGATTGGCTATATTGAAAAATTAGGCCAATTGGGTTTTGTCATGGATCATGAGTTAAGTATTGACTTGGTCTTACAGTCTCTACCTCTTAGCTTCGCACAGTTCATAATGAACTTCAACGTGAATCAGTTGGAAACTACATTGCCTGGACTGTTGAGGATGCTAACTACTGCTAAAGGGGAACTTAAGTAGAGCAAGTCCCCTGTTCTTATGGTTCAATCTTCTAAGACCAAATCCAAAAGGTCCAAGAAGAAGAACAATAAGAAGAAAGGGACTTTCCCTAAAGCATTTAAGCCTACTGGGGGCATTAAAAAGGACAAAGGTACTTGCCATCACTGTGGCAAAGAAGGTCACTAGAGGAGGAACTGTGCTGATTATCTTGCTGCACTAAAGGAGAAGAAGCGTAATGAAGCTTTcacttcaggtatgtttatgattAAGATAAATTTATCTATGTCAAATTCATGTTCTTGGGTATTAGATACCGAATGTGGATCTCATATTTGTAATAATATGCAGGAACTAAGAAGACCTAGACCTTTACAGAAAGGTGAAATGGACCTACGGGGGTTGTTGCTTTAGCCGTAGGAACATGCATTCTGTCTCTGCCTACGGGCCTTTTGCTTGAACTTGATAATTGTTATTTTGTTCCAGTACTAACTAGAAATATCATATCTGTATCTTGCCTGGCACTGAATGGATTTGAATTTATTATTAAAGGCAAATGTTGTTCCTtttataataatgatattttcTATGGATCTGGTATTTATGCAAATGGTTTGTATATACTTAATCTTGAAAGGCCTATTCTTAAcataaatagcaagaaattaaaataagataatcaAAATCCATCCTATCTATGGCATTATAGATTAGGTCATATAAATGAAACAAGAATCACAAAGTTATATAAGGAAGGATATTTTGATCCTTTTGATTATGAATCATATGAAACTTGTGAAGCTTGCTTAAtaggaaaaatgaccaaatcacccTTTACTGGAAAAGAGTGAAAGATCTGCTGAATTGTTAGGCATAATACATTCAGATGTATGTGGGCCAATGACTACTCATGTTATAGGAGGGTACAAATATTTCATTACATTTACTAATGACCATTCTAGATATGGGCATGTATATCTAATGAAATATAAATCTGAATCttttgaaaatttcaaagaattCAGAAATGAAGTGGAGAAACAAACTGGAAAGAGCATAAAAATACTTCGATCTGATCGAGGTGGAGAATACTTAAGCCAGGAGTTTCAAGATTATTTAAAGGAGAATGGGATTCTTCATCAGTTGACACCTCCTGGAACGCCACAACGCAATGGTGTTTATGAAAGAAGGAACCGAACACTATTAGATATGGTGCGATCCATGATGAGCAATGTGGACCTTCCAGTTTCTTTTTGGGGCTATGCCCTACAAACTGCTACATACCTTCTGAACAGAGTTCCATCCAAATCTATTGAAAAGACACCATATGAGATATGGATGGGCAAGAGATCTTCACTGTCACATATAAAGATTTGGGGATGTGATGCTTATGTGAAGCGTTAAATATCTAATAAGCTAGGTTCtaaatcaaataaatgaaaatttgtgGGATATCCAAAACAAACAATTGGATATTTTTTCTACCATCCAACTAAGCAAAAAGTGTTTGTCTCAAGGCATGCTACTTTTCTTGAAAGGGAATTTATTCTCAAAGGTCGCAGTGGGAGTAAGGTAAATCTTGAAGAAATTCAAGAACCACAAATTGCCATCCAAATGGAACTGATGAGTAAGACTGTAGCATCAGATGCACAGCCTGAAACTCAAATAATACAGGTACTTTGAAAGTCTAGTAGAATTCATCATGCTCCTACAAGATTGGATCTTTTAATAGAAGCTGATAATGACATATCACTCTTACCAGAAGAGCCTATTGACTTTCAGGAAGCAATGTGTGACATTGACTCCATGAAATGGCTTGAAGCCATGAAATCTGAGATGGATTCCATGTACACTAACCAAGTATGGACTTTAGTTGAACCACCTGAAGGGATAAAACCCATTGGGTGCAAATGGGTCTTTAAGAGAAAGACTGACATGGATGGCAATGTACAAACATATAAAGCCAGGCTAGTTGCTAAAGGTTACAGGCAAAGGCAAGGCATTGACTTTGATGAAACCTTCTCGCCAGTAGCCATGCTAAAATCTATAAGGATTTTGCTTGCTATAGCTACATaccatgattatgaaatttggcaaatggatgtcaaaaccacATTCCTAAATGGGAATTTGCAAAGAGGATGCGTACATGACACAACCTGAGGGGTTTGAATCCAAAGAATTTCCTAACAAAGTATGCAAGCTTCAAAAGTCCATTTATGGACTAAAGCAAGCTTCAcaaagttggaacatccattttgatgaaacaGTCAAAGAGTTTGACTTCattaaaaatgtggatgaaccttgtgtttacaagaaggttagtgggagtggaatcattttccttattttatatgtagatgacatattaTTAATAGGAAATGATGTGCCATTACTCCAATTTGTAAAGATATGGTTATCCAATAAATTCTCCATGAAGGATTTGGGAGAGGCAGCCTATATTTTGGGAATTaaaatctatagagatagatccaGAAGGCTCCTTGGTTTCTCACAATTTGTGTACATAGACAAAGTGTTAAAATGGTTTAACATGGAAGAATCAAAACGATGATTCTTACCTATATCGCATGGTATTTCTCTTTCCAAAGATATGTGTCCTAAGACACAGattgagaaagagaaaatggaTAGGATCCCTTATGCCTCAGCTATTGGATCTATCATGTATGCGATGCTATGTATAAGACCAGATGTATCTTATGCTTTAAGCATAACTAGTAGATACCAAGCTAATCCAGGTGAACGTCACTGGACAGCAGTAAAGaacattcttaagtacttgagaaggactAAAGATATGTTTCTGGTCTATGGAGATGGTGAACTGGTAGTTCAAGGGTATTCCGATGCCAGCTTTTAATCTGATAAAGATGATAGCAAATCCCAGTCTAGTTatattttcatacttaatggtggTGTTGTGagttggaaaagttccaaacaAGAAACTGCGGTAGATTCTACAACTGAAGCTGAGTATATCTCTGCATCTGAGGcagcaaaagaggctatttggatcaAAAAGTTCATCACTGAACTTGGTATGGTTCCTAGCATTGTTGATCCAAAGAATCTCAGATCGTGATAACAATGGAGCCATagcacaggctaaggaaccaaggtctcatcaGCGATCCAAACATGTACTTAGGAGATTCCATTTGATCAGAGAGATCATTGAGCGAAAAGATGAATGATAGAAAAGGTCCCAACTGAAGAAAATCTTGCAGACCCTCTTATTAAGGCATTGTCCCAGCAAAGACACGATCACCACCTACAGGATTATGGTATTAGATACATGGGTGATTGGCTTtagtgcaagtgggagattgttagtgtaTGTGCACTGCAACCAATGTGTTAATTGCAAGTTTGATcacttaattaatatatatatactttattcttaataaaaggattctttatctttaatgtttaatttaattttaatgaatattaattaataatgataAAGTCCATGGGACTTATATGCATAGCAGTGGAAATTATAATGTTGTTATAATTATGAGATTCTGACTGCATTATAGCATTGTTTCAAAAATATTCCTTATCAATGTTATATCAAGATCAGACATTGATATAACTGTTGAGACCAGTACACGTTGCATTCTTTCCTTTATAAAAGGAAGCAGCAGTTCTCATTAAGCTGAGGTATGTGAGATACCTAGAACCAACATGTAAGTGCTTATGGTGACAAGTTTACTGAACTAACTCGCACGAGGATTCTATATGGAAGTTTACCTGTGTCTATGGAAAGACTCACGTGATAGTCATGTAAATGATCCTTAGACTTGAGACATTAAGTTATCTTATATAGGAATTACTGTATTTTGATACTGCTCACATGTCATTCTATATAAAGATAACGAATGTGGCCGCTGTTGGATATAGTATGAACTATGTGGAGATATTTAATTGTCAAGATAGAATTCATCACCTTAGGTAATTAAGGAAAATATTTCAATTGTTCTTAGCCAGTATGGATTGTTAAATCCTTGCGCAAGGTAAAATAAGATTGagatcttatttaattaatcaatcataCTGAGAGGACAGAAATGATTTATATATAGTAGGCACATTCCATGCATCAATATATAAATCGAAATATTATGATGAAGGGATATTAATTACACTGACAGACTGATCACAGAAAGGTTAGTCAAACCATTTTGACAAGTTCTAATATTTGGGTGGTCGTTACACATTGCTAGATGTCAATAATGatctacaaatataattaatcaattatgaattgataataaaattaaagtattaattttatttaattatatttattgccAACATATTAGGAACCTAATGGGTCACACACATAAAGACTGTAAGTgaggaattaaattgaattatcaaGTTGGACTTGATAAAAAATAATTCTAGAGACTTAAAGACTgaagtataaattttatttagactGCTTAATATCCTAATAATTGAGTGTAGACTTAATTTAAAGTTTATAGAATTATAGGAATTAATTGTGTGAATTATAATTCCTATAGGggtcaatttataattaataaatttaaagggttaaatttataattataaaatgttATTCCCTATAAATAGGGAAGCTTGTCCTCCATTCAAAggtgaagaaagaaaaagaaaggagttAGCACTCAAAACTCCCAATATTCTCTAAGAGTGTCTTGGAGAATTTCCTCACAACCGGTCTGTGTGGATATCATCAGAGGCCGGACATCTGGACGGCTGGTGGTTTGCTACAACCTGGCCCGGTGGTCAGAAAATTCCTCAAGCTGTTTGAggtaattttgctaaacaataaaattttaattatcacCATTCCATACTTAATTAAAGTTGATCTTGTTTAATTGAGAATTAATGCTTCCTAACAGGAACATCATTTTaacactaattatatatggaaaaTTAATGAATACAAAGTAATCGATGGGTTAATACTATACAATAATGTCTCTTCCCCTGCTCATAATGGTAGCATTAGCTGGTTTATAATCCCTTTGTAGTTCTCCTAGCTTTGGGAAGACATGCACATTTACATCCACAATGTCTATTGGAGATTGTAATCTTCCATCACCACAAGCTCGCCATTTTGGGTCAAGTTCACCCCATTTTGATGGTCCTCTACCAGTTGCTTCTATATAACTAAATGGAATTTCACCATTTGCAGCTGTAGGCATGAGAGGAGGGAAAATATACAATTATATGATATTTAAGGTCACTACCATTATTAGGGTAAAGGAAAGACCATACCAATTTCAAGTTCAAAAGCAGTGGAGTTGATAGAAGGAGAATGGAACAAGAGAATGATAGAAGCAACAAAGAGAACTCCCATTTTGAGTTTGTTGCCACTCATACTGTTATATTTCCTGTTCTTTTTTTTCAGTTGGTGATCAAAGGAACAATATAGCAATCTGCTTTTTTAAAGAGCTATATTTGCATATAAACAATACAAATTAACATTCTTGTGCATGTAGAGAATATGCAGTGATACTTTCGATATATACAAGAGTAGACAACAAGAGGAGAGGAGCACCAAGAAGCTTAGGATCACAATAGGTTGGATATTTATGCCCGACCCAATATAACTTTAGTAGGATAGAACTTAGATAGTATACATATAGTCGGGTTTGATGCGGATTcagatttgaaaaataatatactTACCAGATTCGGTTTTATATGTTAGGTGTTCATTACCCAAACccgtttataataataataatatatatatatatatatatatatatatatatatatatatatatatatatatatattcaataaatagaatttaaaaattttatagacttattaaatttgtaaaatatatactattaataaaaaaatattttacgtAAATTGTTAATTAAAAGGTTCGAATATTTTTTTGAGTAATAATAATTGGGCTTGTGATGGATTCGGGTAGTTAAAGATAAATTTTAATCAGTTTTGGAACGATTCGAgtattgaaaatattatttagGTTCGGATTAGAACATAGTAATTTTTATGGGTACCCTAACTGTTGTCATCTTTAAAAGAAGTctaaaataatttgaaattatgaGTAATTTTTACTTGTCTTCCTTTAACTATATAGATTTTTTAGTAACATATCGAAGATGAGGGATGAAAGTCAAATAATCATCAAAGTTGAGGGATGACCGATCAAAATTATCTGAAATTTTATAAATGGATCCAATATTTCATGCATACAGCTTACATGAAATAGTAAGTCAATAGAAAATGTACACACAGCTCATTTTCTAACAATAAATTCAATTCTGTTTAATTCAATTGAAACTAAATGCGTAGTCCTaatgataaatttgaattttgcaaaagctcctttttttttttttttttaatgcattGTCCAGCAATACATAACAAAACAATGTAGAAAAAAGGACTCAAAACAAGCTTCGACAATACCAGAAGGAAGGTATAAATCCGCCATATTTGTGCATTTATAATTCCATTATTTAAATGAACAAATTTCAAGAAAAGGCAAAAATGAAGAATCGAGAAGGAAAGGAGAACTGACTTGCATGACTGCATGAGACAAAAGGAGAAGAAAATGAGGGTAGGGAAGGAAAAGTTTTATTACCTACACCTAAGGCAAAACGACAAGTGGTAATGTAAATGGAAATATCAGTTCGATTTGACTAgtttaattttagaaaaaattattatttttatctatttttatgtgttatttaaaattcttatataattattaagaaagtaattaaattacttaaattatgtcaaaatattttttaatttaattaaattactctTTACCTCATTTAATTAAGAGGAATGTGATAATATGAGTTTTAggaaattatataaatgattattgtgttTAGTAAAAATAAcggtaaaattgaaaaaaaaaattagtgttccttaattttttcaaaatgacaaataattttaaacaaaataatttttaaaaaaacgaCACATAAAAGTGGACACATGCAGAgtattatttaatctttatattttaacgaaattaactatttagtttctttaattcgaaaaatatattatttaatcccCTCTATTTTTTAGTCAATAAACTGTTAGTTCAtgctattattttaaaataactttTCTGGTAGTTAAGTTAGTCAAAAAAGTGAGAATAATTGTATTATTCAAATTACATGATTTAATAGTTGATGAATTTAAAGTTATGAGGACTAAATAGTTATAtcattcaaattataagaattgaatatctgagttgagaaaaaaaaattgctttAGAATAATAGCAAGAACTAAATAATTTATGAACTAAAAGATAGgagactaaataatatatttttaaaataggaAGAATAAATAGTTAATCTcgttgaaatataagaattcaataataattttcccttaaatttttattgaattgattaaatcaaactaaaaaaaaattaaattttaaaaataataagggTTTATTACAAGCCCACCatgatttatcaaaattattacttAGTCCTTACTTTCACTACAAGAAACTAAAAATACAGCAACTAACATTATCGACTAAATATATGGTTAATTAGTCGGTAATTTTCGTCACCGACTAATTACCGACCAAATTTATATTAATCAGTATTTAAGTTGTTGCTATTAATTACCGACTAAATAATTAGTATGTAATTACCGACTAATAATTCAGTtggtaaaatatatatattggtTAGTATTCTTTTTCGGTTGATTATAGGCAATAAGGGTCAATTCTACTATTTACCGATTGAAAGTTAGTTGGTACTTACCGACAAAATTTTTAGTtagtaaaatataaattatattttaattttcaaaatttaccaACTAAAATTTATGGTCGGTActttttttatgatttaaaattaaatagtgaCATCACGGTTTGTAGGTAAATTTAGTCGGTAATTTATAGATTGGTCGGTAAGGATGGCAAATAACTACTATTTGCCATCTATATGTTAGTTGGTAATTACTGACTAAATGAAGTTAGTCGATAAATTATCAATTtatattttaacttttaaaaaacgTACCGACTAAAGGTGTAGTcagtaatattttttatttttaaaattaattaccaACAATGAAAAATAGGtaattatgtatttattttaatttgaaaaaatgTATCGACTATATATTTTAGTctgtatttttaatttatatgtaatttttaattttttaagtttaaaatattttaaaattaaatcgaaagttaaaaattaataagaaaatgctaataataataataataataataataataataataataataacaataaaattcAAAATAGAAATAATCACtacatataataaattaatataaaattcataGCAGTAAAGTGAAGCATACTAAAGTCTAATAAGTCAAATATAAAATTGAAAACCCTCAATTTTGTGGAGGTGGAGGCAGAAGTGTTGGTAGGTCTCTAACTAATCTCATCATTTCTTCCATCATAGAGCTTCTCATGCGTTCCATATTCGTCTCCTTTTCCAACTTCATTTGATCCATTCGTTCTATCATAACTTGCCTCTCATCCTCAAGCTATTTCTCTAATTCTTGTACTTGTCATTGTAAGGCAGCATTTTGATAATTGTATGATGTAGACACTCTGCTAGAAGATGCTCCAACTAATGGGTAAAAAGTAAATAATTCAGATCCAAGGCCATACACTTTCCGTCTCTTCTCCCCTCCTCCGACTACATCTAAATAAAGTTGGTTTTTATCGATGTTGTCAGGTGTGGTTTGTGTCAGCTCCTCCCTCCTAGCTACTATATATAGCATCatgtacaactcaactcaactcaactcaactaagcctttatccaaaaaatttgagatcggttatatggattcgctttctccactctaaacgattttgggtta
It encodes:
- the LOC131178310 gene encoding alpha carbonic anhydrase 7-like; this translates as MGVLFVASIILLFHSPSINSTAFELEIAANGEIPFSYIEATGRGPSKWGELDPKWRACGDGRLQSPIDIVDVNVHVFPKLGELQRDYKPANATIMSRGRDIIV